The nucleotide sequence CTGATCCTGCTGTCGGGCGGCCTGTTCCTCGTGTGGAAGGCGACCACCGAGATCCATCACCACGTGTCGCGCGACGGTGAAGGCGCGGGCGGTTCGGGCGCGGCGGTCGGCCTGACGATGTGGGCCGCGATCGGCCAGATCGTGATGCTCGACATCGTGTTCTCGATCGACAGCATCGTGACCGCGATCGGCATGACCGAGCACGTGCCGATCATGTTCGTCGCCGTGATCGTCGCCGTCGCCGTGATGCTGTTCGCCGCACAGCCGCTCGCACGCTTCATCGACCGCAACCCGACCATCGTGATGCTCGCGCTGTCGTTCCTGGTCGTGATCGGCATGACGCTGATCGCCGAAGGTTTCGGTTCGCATGTGGCGAAGGGCTATATCTACGCGGCAATGGCGTTCTCGGCTTTCGTCGAAGGCATGAACATGCTGGCGCGGCGCGCGAAGACGAAGCGCTCGGCACCGACGGATGGCCACTGATCCGGCGCGCGTGACCCGGCTGCCGCTGAGGTGGCAGGCATCACGCGCGTCATATGGAATCCAGACGAAATTCGCACGGAAAGGAGAAGCGCGATGAAATGCCCTGTCTGCAAGACGCCCGACCTGCTGATGGCCGAGCGCCAGTCGATCGAGATCGACTACTGTCCAACCTGCCGCGGCGTGTGGCTCGATCGCGGCGAACTCGACAAGCTGATTGCGCGCGAAACCGGCGATGCGCCCGCGCGCCGCGATGAAGCCCCTGTGCGACACGATGCGCAAGCACCGCGCGGCCACGATGGCGGGTGGGGGCGCGACGCTCGCTCGCACGACAGCCGTGACAGACACGATGGCCGCTCGCACGACGGCCGGCGTCGCAAGAAATCGGTGTTCGACCTGTTCGACTTCGACTGATCGCACCGCACGTCGTAAAAGAAAGCCCCGCCGGGCGCGTACCCGGCGGGGCTTCTTCATGCGTGCGGGATCACGGCATGCACCAATGCTTACGCGTTGCCGGCCGTCACGTCGATGCGGCGCGGACGCGTTTCCTCGCGGCGCGGAATCGTCAGCGTCAGCACGCCGTCGCGCAGGTTCGCGTCGATCCTCGCCGTGTCGAGGTCCGGGCTCAGCACGAAGCTGCGCGCATAGCGCGTCGCACGGATTTCCGCGTGGCGCACGCGCAGGTCGGCCGGCGTGTCGAGACGCGTGTCGGCTTCGATCGTCAGCGTGTTGTCGTGCACCTTCACGTCGAGGTTCTCGCGCGGCACGCCGGGCAGGTCGGCCCGCAGCGTGACGCCGAGATGATCTTCGACGATGTCGACGGCCGGCGTGATCGCGGGACGGCGGGCCGCTTCGGCGGCAGCGGGGTGAACGGTGTTGGTCTGACGCTCGGCCAGGGTCGGGTTCGCGTTCATGTCGGTATCCTGAATATTATTGAATGGTGATCGCACGCGGCTTCGATGCCTCGCGCCGGCCGACGCGAATCAGCAGGCAGCCGTTTTCGTAGCGGGCGCTGACCTGGTCGGGATCCGCGTCCCGCGGCAGCTCGACGACACGGCGGAATCCGCCGTGAAAGCGTTCCTGCGCATAGGTGCGCAGATCGTCGCCTTCGCCGCGCGGTGCGGGCTTGCGCTCGCCGCTGATCGTCAGCAGGTCCTTGTCGATCGACACGTCGAAGTCGGCCGCGGCCATGCCGGGTGCGAACGCGACGATCTCGATCGCGCCGTCGGTGGCGCCGACGTTGAGCGCGGGAAAGGCGCCGGGCCGTACCGCGCGAATGCCGGCCGGACGATCGCCGAGCAGGCTGGCCACTTGCCGCTGCACGCGGGCGAATTCGTCGAACAGGTCGCTGCCGAAATGGATACCGCTCATGTTGGTCCTCCTGAACAGGGAACGCGGGAGACGTGACGGCGCGACGCCTGCGGCGGGCGCGTCGTGGAAGCTCCACTGGGTCGAAACGGGGGCGGTGCGCTGCATGCTGCACGGCCCGACGACGTGTAATTAGTGGCAGCCGAAGCGCATTTCAAGAGGGAATCCGCAATCTGCGTCAATGCAGGCCCGCGCGATTCGATGCGACAATCGCCGCGATCTGTTTGCAGACCAACGACACGGGACAATCATGGACATTCGACGCATTGCGATCGTCGGCGCCGGCGTGATCGGCGCGAGCTGGGCCGCCTTCTATCTGACGCAGGGCTTCGACGTCGTCGCGACCGATCCGGCGCCGCAAGCCGACACGCGGTTGCGCGACGCGCTGGCCGCGTTTCTCGGCGACCGGGCCGCTGAACTTTCCGCGCGGCTGTCGTTCGACGCCGATCTCGTGCGTGCGCTCGACGGCGTCGACTTCGTGCAGGAGAATGGCCCGGAGCGGCTCGACCTGAAGCGCGAGCTGTACCGGCAGATGGACGACGTGCTGCCCGCGCACGTGCCGATCGCGTCGAGCTCGTCGGGCCTGAAGATGTCGGACATCCAGACCGCGTGCGACAAGCATCCGGAGCGTTGCCTGATCGCGCATCCGTTCAATCCGCCGCACCTGATTCCACTCGTCGAGCTGGTCGGCGGCGATGCCACCAGCCAGGACGTGATCGCGCGCGTGAAGGATTTCTACGATGCGCTCGGCAAGCAGACGATCGTCCTCAACAAGGAGATGACCGGCCACGTCGCGAACCGGCTCGCGGCCGCGCTGTTCCGCGAGGTGTATCACCTCGTCGGCGAAGGCGTGGTGAGCGTGGCCGATGCGGACAAGGCCGTCGCATGGGGGCCCGGCCTGCGCTGGGGGTTGATGGGGCAATGCCTGACCTATCACCTCGGCGGCGGCGCGGGCGGGATCGCGCACTTTCTCGAACACTTGTCGGGGCCGATCACGAGCTGGTGGGACGATCTCGGCACGCCGTCATTCGATCCGGAAGTCGATCGCAAGCTGAACGACGCATTGCGCACGATCCAGGGCGAGCACTCGATGCAGGAGCTCGCGGCCGAACGCGACCGCCTGCTCGTCGAGCTGATCGACGCGCGCCGCCGCAGCTTCCTGCCGTGATCCTGATTGCGTTGCGCCGGCGCGGCGGCGCCGGTCATTGCTGCGACGTCGCCTGGCTGGCGGGCGGCGTGTGGGCCAGCCACGCCGGGCTCACGGCCTGCACGAGTTCGCGGTTGCGCGAACGTGTCGCGGCGTCCGGCGGGTAGTTGCCGTCGTTGGTCGGCAGTTCGCCGTCGAGATAGGCCTGCTTGAGCTGGTCGATGACTTCCGCGCGTGTCAGGCCCTGTTGTGCCGGGGCCGAAGCGTCGGTCTGGGCAAAGGCGGGGGAGAGCAAGGCGGCTGCAGCGGTCGCGACGGCGAATCGCAGGACGTTGTTCATGGCGGGCTCCGATCAAGGGGACGGGTACCGGACGCGCGCGGCGATGCGCGGTGCGTTCCGATGGGTCCCATTGTCGCGAGCGAGTGCTGCGCGGACGATGACGCGTTCCGGGCAAAGCTGTCAGGTGCGGGTGCGGCGCCCCCTGTGTGGGTCGCGCCAGGCGCGGCTACAACTCCGAAGCGGCTGTAATCAGCGTCGCTTCGAGGGCGAGCGTCGAACGCGACGCGGCCGTCGGCCGGTCGATCACGTATTCGAGTTCGCCGAGTTCGGGCAGCCCGGCGTCGAGCCGCGCGAGCCCGGCCGGGATCACGTAGCCGGCGAACGCGCTGACGCCGAGCCCCGCGCTCGCGGCGGCGCGCAACACCGCGACGCTGCTGCTCACGACCGCGATCCGGTACGGCCGCCCGACGGCCTCGAGCGATTCGAGCACGCGGCGGCGCGACACGCTCGGCTCCGGATGCATCGCGAGCGGCAGCACGGCCTCATGGCCGGTGATCCGCGAATCGGGGCCCGTGCACCAGTACAGCGGCTCGCTGCGGATCACGCGGCCGCGCCGGCTGCCGGCGATGCGCTTCGCGAACACGAGATCGTGCCGCCCCTCGTCGAGCGCGTCGAACAGGTCGCCCGACAGCCCGGTCGAGATCGCGAGCTCGACGTCCGGATTGCGCTGCACGAAGCTCGCGAGCGCGGCCGTCAGGTGCGCCGACGCGAAATCCTCCGACATCGCGAGCCGCACCTTGCCCGACAGCGGCGGCCCGCACACCGACGTGACGGCCTCGTCCATCAGTTCGAGAATGCGCACCGCGTAGCGGAACAGCGCGTCGCCGTGCTGCGACAGGTGCACGTTGCGCGTGTCGCGCTCGAACAGCGGCCGGTCGAGCAGCTCCTCGAGGCGGCGGATATGCTGGCTGACGGTCGACTGCGACAGGCTCACGCGCTCGGACGCGGCGGTGAAGCTGCCGGACTGGGCGACGGCGACGAAGCTGCGCAGCAGCTCGGGCGGTAACGGGCGCATTGCTAAATCCACTGAATCGGTTTCGACAACTTCATAAATGGCCGGATTGTGCGGCGCTAGTATCGGATCACGCGCCAGTGCGGCCTCCGCCAATGGGGGGCACCGGACGCGTAGCCCGTGTCGCGCCGCCGATGGCATCGGTCAGTCTAAGCCATCCGGCGTCCGGCCCGAAACTGCATCATCCCATCGACCCCGAGAACGCGCTCGCACGACGAGCCGCCGGGCCGCGGCGCCCCGCCGCAGGAGACAGACAGTCCGCCCGGGACCGGCGTGCGGGCCTGGCTCCCGCACGCGTCAGGCGCCCGTCACGAAGAGACTGGAGACGACTCATGATCATCTACGGAACCGCGCTGCTGGCGTTCTGCCACCTGGCCGGACTGTTCCTCGGCGACCTGCTCGGCAGCGCGATCGGCGTGAAGACCAACGTCGGCGGCGTCGGCATCGCGATGCTGCTGCTGATCTGCCTGCGCCTGTGGCTGCACCGCCGCGGCTGGCTGCCGAAGGAGACCGAGGCCGGCGTCGGTTTCTGGGGCGCGATGTACATCCCCGTCGTCGTCGCGATGGCCGCGAACCAGAACGTCGTCGCCGCGTTGAAGGGCGGCCCGGTCGCGCTGCTGGCCGCCGTCGGCGCGGTCGCGATCTGCGCATGCTGCATCGCGGTACTCGTGCGCACCGGGCGCGACGACACGGCCTTCGCGGGCGTGCCGCAATTCGAAGAACAGTAACGGAGGCCGCCATGCTGCAGATGCTCGAAAAAACCGTCGCCCACAACGGGCTCGTCGCGTCGTTCGCGCTGGTCGGCCTGATCATGTGGCTGTCGTCGATCGCTTCGCGCAAGCTCACGTTCGGCCGCGTGCACGGCTCCGCGATCGCGATCGTGATCGGTCTCGTGCTGGCCTATGTCGGCGGCGCATTCACCGGCGGCGAGAAGGGGCTGGCCGACGTCAAGCTGTTCGCCGGCATCGGCCTGATGGGCGGCGCGATGCTGCGCGATTTCGCGATCGTCGCGACCGCGTTCGAAGTGCAGCCGACCGAGGCGCGCAAGGCCGGGCTCGTCGGCGTCGTGTCGCTGCTGCTCGGCACCGTGCTGCCGTTCATCGTCGGCGCGTGCATCGCGCGCGCCTTCGGCTATACCGACGCGGTCAGCATGACGACGATCGGCGCGGGCGCCGTCACCTACATCGTCGGCCCCGTCACGGGCGCGGCGATCGGTGCAAGCTCCGACGTGATCGCGCTCAGCATCGCGACGGGGCTGGTCAAGGCGATCATCGTGATGGTCGGCACGCCGGTCGCGGCCAACTTCATGGGCCTGAAGACACCGCGCTCCGCGATGATCTTCGGCGGCCTGGCCGGCACCGTCAGCGGCGTGAGCGCGGGGCTCGCCGCGACCGACCGACGGCTCGTCCCGTACGGCGCACTGGTCGCGACGTTCCACACGGGCGTCGGCTGCCTGCTCGGCCCGTCGCTGCTGTTCTTCACGACGCGCGCGCTGGTCGGCGCGTAGGCCCGACCGATGGGCGGCGCGTGCGCGGGCCGCATCCATCGCGGCGTCCTCTGAGTCGCATTCGTCAACATCATCAATCGGCGGCGGCGCCAGGCTTAGAATGCCGCTGAACCATCGAAGCGGGAGAACTGTTCATGACGGGATGGAATCACGCGCGGCAGGCGCGCGATGCACGCCTCGCGGCCGGCGCGGCTTACGCGCAGGGCAAGCGGGTCGATGCGCGCGACACCGTGGCGTTGCTCGAAGCGGTGCTGCGGCCCGGCGATCGCGTGTGCCTCGAAGGCGACAACCAGAAGCAGGCCGATCTGCTCGCCACCGCGCTCGCCGACGTCGACAGCGCGAAGGTCCACGACCTGCACATGGTGCAGTCGGGCGTCGTGCTGCCCGAGCATCTCGACGTGTTCGAGCGCGGCATCGCGAAGCGTCTCGACTTCGCGTATTCGGGCCCGCAGTCGCAGCGCATCGCGAAGCTGCTGTTCGGCGGCAAGATCGCGCTCGGCGCGGTGCACACCTATCTCGAGCTGTTCGCACGCTACTTCATCGACCTCACCCCGCAGGTCGCGCTGATCGCCGCGGTCAGCGCCGATCGCGACGGCAATCTCTACACCGGCCCGAACACCGAAGACACGCCGACCGTCGTCGAAGCCACCGCGTTCAAGGACGGCATCGTGATCGCGCAGGTCGACCGCATCGTCGACAAGGTGCCGCGTGTCGACATCCCGGGCGATCGTGTGCATTTCGTCGTCGAGGCCGGCCGGCCGTTCTACGTCGAGCCGCTGTTCACGCGCGATCCGGCGGCGATCACCGAAACGCAGATCCTCACCGCGATGCTCGCGATCAAGGGCATCTACGCGCCGTACGGCATCAAGCGCCTGAACCACGGGATCGGCTTCAACACGGCCGCGATCGAGCTGCTGCTGCCGACCTACGGCGAGAAGCTCGGGCTGAAGGGCAAGGTCTGCTCGCACTGGGCGCTCAATCCGCACCCGACGCTGATTCCCGCGATCGAGTCGGGCTGGGTCGAGCAGATCCACTGCTTCGGCTCGGAAGTCGGGATGGACGACTACATCCGCGCGCGTTCCGACATCTGGTTCACGGGCTCAGACGGGTCGCTGCGCTCGAACCGCGCGTTCTGCCAGACCGCCGGCCTCTATGCGTGCGACATGTTCATCGGCTCGACGCTGCAGATCGACCTGTCCGGCCATTCGTCGACGGTCACGGCCGAGCGTATCGCCGGTTTCGGCGGCGCGCCGAACATGGGCAGCGACGCGCGCGGCCGGCGCCATCCGAGCGAGCCGTGGCTGAAGGCGGGCGCGGAAGCCGACCCCGACACGCCGGCGGCGCTCAGGCGCGGCCGCAAGCTCGTCGTGCAGATCGGCGAGACGTTCGGCGACAAGAACGTGCCGATGTTCGTCGAGAAGCTCGATGCGCTGAAGCTCGCGGACAAGCTGCAGCTCGACCTCGCGCCGATCATGGTCTACGGCGACGACGTCACGCACATCGTCACCGAGGAAGGGATCGCGAACCTGCTGATGTGCCGCGACAAGGACGAACGCGAGCACGCGATCCGCGGCGTCGCCGGCTATACGGAAATCGGTCGCGGCCGCGACCGGAAGATGGTCGAGCGGCTGCGCGAGCGCGGCGTGATCCGTCGCCCGGAGGATCTCGGCATCGATCCGCTCGACGCCGACCGCCGCTGGCTCGCCGCGCGTTCGATCAAGGATCTCGTGCACTGGTCGGGCGGCCTGTATGCACCGCCGGCTCGGTTCCGCAACTGGTAAGGACAAGGGCATGGAACAGTTGAACTATCGCTTCACCGCGCGCGAGCGCGCGAAGGGCGAGCAGGCCGCGGCGCTCGTCGGCGTGGTGGCATCCGGCAATCTCGAAGTGCTCGTCGAACGCGTGCTGCCGGGCAACGAATGCGAGATCGACATCCGCACGGCGGCGGTCGGGTTCGGCGCGGTGTGGCAGGCCGTCGTCGCGGATTTCGTCGAGCGGCGCACGCCGGGCGGCCTGAAGCTGTCGATCAACGACGGCGGCGCGCGGCCCGACATGGTGTCGCTGCGGCTCGCGCAAGCCGTGCGGGCAATCGAGGGGGACGCATGATGAACGACGCGATCCACGATACGCGCGATACGCCCGATACGCCCGCGTTCGTCGCGAATGCCGCGAGCTGGTACGAAGCATCGGCGCGGCAGCGCATCGACGGGCTGCTGGACGCCGGCAGTTTCAGCGAATTCCTCGGCCCGGCCGAGCGCGTGACGAGCCCGCACCTGCCGCTGTTCGACCTGCCGCAGCAGTTCGACGACGGGATGGTGGTCGGCCACGGCCGGCTCGACGGCCAGCCGGTGTTCGTCGCCGCGCAGGAAGGCCGCTTCATGGGCGGCGCGTTCGGCGAAGTGCACGGCGCGAAGCTCACCGGGCTGCTGCGCGCCGCGCGCGACACCGGCAAGCCGGTGCTGATCCTGTTCGATACGGGCGGCGTGCGGCTGCAGGAGGCGAACGCGGGCGAACTCGCGATCGCCGAGATCATGCGCGCGCTCGTCGAAGCGCGCACGGCCGGCGTGCCGGTGA is from Burkholderia sp. HI2500 and encodes:
- a CDS encoding TFIIB-type zinc ribbon-containing protein, with protein sequence MKCPVCKTPDLLMAERQSIEIDYCPTCRGVWLDRGELDKLIARETGDAPARRDEAPVRHDAQAPRGHDGGWGRDARSHDSRDRHDGRSHDGRRRKKSVFDLFDFD
- the madL gene encoding malonate transporter subunit MadL, coding for MIIYGTALLAFCHLAGLFLGDLLGSAIGVKTNVGGVGIAMLLLICLRLWLHRRGWLPKETEAGVGFWGAMYIPVVVAMAANQNVVAALKGGPVALLAAVGAVAICACCIAVLVRTGRDDTAFAGVPQFEEQ
- the mdcA gene encoding malonate decarboxylase subunit alpha, producing MTGWNHARQARDARLAAGAAYAQGKRVDARDTVALLEAVLRPGDRVCLEGDNQKQADLLATALADVDSAKVHDLHMVQSGVVLPEHLDVFERGIAKRLDFAYSGPQSQRIAKLLFGGKIALGAVHTYLELFARYFIDLTPQVALIAAVSADRDGNLYTGPNTEDTPTVVEATAFKDGIVIAQVDRIVDKVPRVDIPGDRVHFVVEAGRPFYVEPLFTRDPAAITETQILTAMLAIKGIYAPYGIKRLNHGIGFNTAAIELLLPTYGEKLGLKGKVCSHWALNPHPTLIPAIESGWVEQIHCFGSEVGMDDYIRARSDIWFTGSDGSLRSNRAFCQTAGLYACDMFIGSTLQIDLSGHSSTVTAERIAGFGGAPNMGSDARGRRHPSEPWLKAGAEADPDTPAALRRGRKLVVQIGETFGDKNVPMFVEKLDALKLADKLQLDLAPIMVYGDDVTHIVTEEGIANLLMCRDKDEREHAIRGVAGYTEIGRGRDRKMVERLRERGVIRRPEDLGIDPLDADRRWLAARSIKDLVHWSGGLYAPPARFRNW
- the mdcC gene encoding malonate decarboxylase acyl carrier protein; translation: MEQLNYRFTARERAKGEQAAALVGVVASGNLEVLVERVLPGNECEIDIRTAAVGFGAVWQAVVADFVERRTPGGLKLSINDGGARPDMVSLRLAQAVRAIEGDA
- the madM gene encoding malonate transporter subunit MadM, coding for MLQMLEKTVAHNGLVASFALVGLIMWLSSIASRKLTFGRVHGSAIAIVIGLVLAYVGGAFTGGEKGLADVKLFAGIGLMGGAMLRDFAIVATAFEVQPTEARKAGLVGVVSLLLGTVLPFIVGACIARAFGYTDAVSMTTIGAGAVTYIVGPVTGAAIGASSDVIALSIATGLVKAIIVMVGTPVAANFMGLKTPRSAMIFGGLAGTVSGVSAGLAATDRRLVPYGALVATFHTGVGCLLGPSLLFFTTRALVGA
- a CDS encoding LysR substrate-binding domain-containing protein, whose product is MRPLPPELLRSFVAVAQSGSFTAASERVSLSQSTVSQHIRRLEELLDRPLFERDTRNVHLSQHGDALFRYAVRILELMDEAVTSVCGPPLSGKVRLAMSEDFASAHLTAALASFVQRNPDVELAISTGLSGDLFDALDEGRHDLVFAKRIAGSRRGRVIRSEPLYWCTGPDSRITGHEAVLPLAMHPEPSVSRRRVLESLEAVGRPYRIAVVSSSVAVLRAAASAGLGVSAFAGYVIPAGLARLDAGLPELGELEYVIDRPTAASRSTLALEATLITAASEL
- a CDS encoding Hsp20/alpha crystallin family protein, coding for MNANPTLAERQTNTVHPAAAEAARRPAITPAVDIVEDHLGVTLRADLPGVPRENLDVKVHDNTLTIEADTRLDTPADLRVRHAEIRATRYARSFVLSPDLDTARIDANLRDGVLTLTIPRREETRPRRIDVTAGNA
- a CDS encoding DUF4148 domain-containing protein, whose product is MNNVLRFAVATAAAALLSPAFAQTDASAPAQQGLTRAEVIDQLKQAYLDGELPTNDGNYPPDAATRSRNRELVQAVSPAWLAHTPPASQATSQQ
- a CDS encoding 3-hydroxyacyl-CoA dehydrogenase NAD-binding domain-containing protein, with product MDIRRIAIVGAGVIGASWAAFYLTQGFDVVATDPAPQADTRLRDALAAFLGDRAAELSARLSFDADLVRALDGVDFVQENGPERLDLKRELYRQMDDVLPAHVPIASSSSGLKMSDIQTACDKHPERCLIAHPFNPPHLIPLVELVGGDATSQDVIARVKDFYDALGKQTIVLNKEMTGHVANRLAAALFREVYHLVGEGVVSVADADKAVAWGPGLRWGLMGQCLTYHLGGGAGGIAHFLEHLSGPITSWWDDLGTPSFDPEVDRKLNDALRTIQGEHSMQELAAERDRLLVELIDARRRSFLP
- a CDS encoding TerC family protein — protein: MDYLLTLAVDPAVWAALLTLVVMEVVLGIDNLIFISILSNKLPEAQRARTQRLGIALALVMRLALLGSVAWIASLTEPVFTLLDHAFSWRDLILLSGGLFLVWKATTEIHHHVSRDGEGAGGSGAAVGLTMWAAIGQIVMLDIVFSIDSIVTAIGMTEHVPIMFVAVIVAVAVMLFAAQPLARFIDRNPTIVMLALSFLVVIGMTLIAEGFGSHVAKGYIYAAMAFSAFVEGMNMLARRAKTKRSAPTDGH
- a CDS encoding Hsp20/alpha crystallin family protein; this encodes MSGIHFGSDLFDEFARVQRQVASLLGDRPAGIRAVRPGAFPALNVGATDGAIEIVAFAPGMAAADFDVSIDKDLLTISGERKPAPRGEGDDLRTYAQERFHGGFRRVVELPRDADPDQVSARYENGCLLIRVGRREASKPRAITIQ